The proteins below are encoded in one region of Apium graveolens cultivar Ventura chromosome 4, ASM990537v1, whole genome shotgun sequence:
- the LOC141719216 gene encoding uncharacterized protein LOC141719216, whose protein sequence is MSLLDAIAQVPSYAKFLKDLCTKKRATNVPKKAFLIAHMSSILSNNNFPIKYKELGCPTISCTIGSTLIKKCLLDLGSSINLLPLTVYHQLGLSDLKPTRITLQLEDRSVKVPQASRVIGGDTREVCAIGSLVEDILEEYETDEELEELFKDMSSGDMFEELNAITAKWDTKPDEIYLESRTVTKSSIIEAPKLDLKPLPSTLKYVFLGENDTLFVIVASDLTYD, encoded by the exons ATGTCTCTTTTAGATGCAATCGCACAAGTCCCGTCTTATGCTAAGTTTCTCAAGGACTTGTGCACCAAAAAGAGGGCAACCAATGTTCCTAAAAAGGCTTTCCTTATTGCTCATATGAGCTCAATCCTATCTAATAACAACTTCCCGATCAAGTACAAAGAACTTGGTTGTCCCACCATCTCTTGCACAATTGGTAGCACTCTTATTAAGAAATGTCTTCTCGATCTAGGTTCCAGTATCAACCTTTTACCTCTCACTGTCTATCATCAACTAGGATTAAGTGATCTTAAACCTACTCGTATCACTCTTCAACTGGAAGACCGTTCTGTCAAAGTACCGCAAG CATCTAGAGTCATTGGAGGAGATACTCGTGAGGTGTGTGCCATTGGGTCTCTCGTAGAAGATATTTTAGAGGAATATGAGACCGATGAGGAACTAGAAGAGTTGTTTAAAGACATGTCTTCTGGAGACATGTTTGAAGAACTCAATGCAATTACTGCAAAATGGGACACAAAACCTGATGAAATCTATCTCGAGTCTAGGACTGTTACAAAATCGTCCATCATTGAGGCTCCTAAACTTGATTTGAAACCACTTCCGTCCACTCTTAAGTATGTTTTCTTAGGTGAAAATGACACTCTTTTTGTCATTGTTGCTAGCGACTTAACCTATGACTAG